CGAAGTCGATTTGAAGTTGAGAGTCAAGGGACGCAAGTGGATCAGTTGCCACGGTACCGAGAACCTCCCTGACGGTGAAATCTTCACCAGCCCGATTGAAAACTCAGTAGACGGCTTCATCAAATTTACCTATCCGGCTGAATATGACGGCCGATACGCCGAGAACGTCTGTCTCGAATTGAAAGCCGGGCGAGTGGTGGCGGAGAGTGCCTCGCGCAATCTCGACTTCGTGCGCGCCATGCTTAATACCGACAAAGGTGCGCGCCGCGTGGGCGAGATCGCGATCGGCACTAACTACCAGATCAAACGGGCGACAGGCAACACGCTCTTTGACGAGAAGATCGGCGGCACCTGTCACATGGCGGTGGGAGCGTCGATCCTCGAATCCGGCGGCAAAAACCACAGCGCCATCCACTGGGACATGGTCTGCGACCTCAAGAAAGACGGCGAAATCATTGCTGACGGCAAGGTAATTTACCGCCAGGGCCGTTTTGTAATCTGAGCGCTGATGCTCGTGTAAACAAATGCCGGCATGAGTGTGAATCATGCCGGCGTTGTTGTTCTTGCGCGGTGGGCGCCTTATATGCAGAAGGGCAATGGTAACTGGGCGATGAACAGGTGATCGATCAGTTGGGTGACATCGCCGATGCTGATATCGCCCTCCTGAGGATTCGCACCCCCGGATTGGTTTATATCGGCCTCGGCCAGACACGCTGGCGGGATAAGCGATATGAACAGGAAGTCGATGAGCATGGTCACGTCACCAATGGTCGGCACGTCACCCCCAAGGCCGTTGACATCGCCAACCCTCCCCGAGCAACAGCCGAAGTCCACCCGAATGGCGGAATCGACCTTGATGATGCCCCAGCCGTACGTGTTGTCCGGTGCTCCGGCCATCGTTCCGGACATCTTCAGCGCCTCGCGTACACGCCTCGGCGACCAGTCGGGGTGGGCCTCGATAACAAGACAGGCGGCGCCGCCCACCAGCGGTGCGGCAAAGGATGTGCCACTCCCGGCGGCGTAGGTATTCAGGCTTGTCGGGTGAGCGGTAATGGTCGAGACACCCCGGGCACAAACCTCGGGTTTGATGCGGTTATCCGACGTGGGCCCGCGACTGGAGAATCCGGCGATCAGCCCGTTGCTATCGACCGCGCCGACTGCCAGAATGTCGAAGGCATCCGCCGGAGCGGTGATGGTCCCCGCGCCGGGGCCTTCATTTCCGGCTGACTTGGTGACTACGATACCGAGACTATCGGCCATGCTCGCTGCGACTGACGAAATCGCAGTCAAACCATTCATGTCCGCGTAGGTGTAATTGCACCCGCAGGAATCGTCGAAATCAAGATAGCCCAGCGATGAGGTCAGTACGTCCGCGCCGATCGAATCGGAAAATTCCATTGCTGCCACCCAGTTGTCCTCCTCGACCGGCATTTCCGACCTGATGTCTTCAGTCTTACAGATTATGAAATTCGCGCCGTAGGCCGGGCCATAGAGGAAACCATCGGCAATCCCGCCCGCCACTCCCCACACCTGCGTGCCGTGATTGGGCTGGCTGGAAAAGTCTCCGTTGGCAGCCTCATAATCAACATTGGTATCGTCGTTGATGAAATCATACTCGGCCAGGACTCGCCCCTCGGCGTAAGCCGCTGCAAAATACTGATGAGCTCGCCGGGCGCCGGTATCGAGAATAGCCAGAGTCACACCCTGTCCTGAGTATCCCAGGTCGTGCACCGCCGGGACGCCGATCTGATTGAGCTGATTGAAGGAAACGCCATAGTTGAGGGCGTGAACGGACTCGCCTCCTTCCTGCGGAACGGGACGGGTTTCGTCGATCGGCTCCGGCGCCCGCCGGTATCGCGAAACGGGCCGGACCTCCGACACATACGGCAGCCGCGATATGTTTTCAACTACGTCTGGTCTCGCTATAAACGTGGCTGCATTCAGCCAGCGTGAGGATCTCCGATGCCGCGCGCCGAGGGCTTCTATCTCGCTGATATACGAGGTAGAGACGGGCAAATCCGCGAACACCACCCGATTCAGGCCGACTTTCGCCCGGCGGTTGGTTGCCCGTTCGGTTAACCTGATCGAGGTCGCCGCTCGTTGAAAATCGGCCTTGTTTCTCACCTCTTTGTCCGTGAAAAACACCCAGAACTTGACCGAGTCGTCCGGTCGTTGGGCCAGGCAGTCGCGGAAAGACGGAACCAGAGGATCGGTGAGGCGTTCGCGAACGGCGGCGTCAGGGTCAAGAAAGCCGGGTCGACCGGCAGAATCGGCCGTCTTTGCAGATGGGGCTGCCAGCGAACTGACAAGCACAAGCGCGACTGGGATGAGCTGTCGGAGCGGGTGGAAGATCATGCTTACCTCTTAATCAAGTCCTTTCAGTTTGGTCAGCCAAGTCGATTATCCATCTTACAATCTAAGCCGTCGTCGGCTCAGGTCAACGCGAATCTGCTGACTGCCGATACCTGTGGGGCCTCGCCCATAGTTTTGAAACGACGTCGGGGAACCAATCGCTCAAAAGCACGGGAGTCGACGACAGCTCATTCTGTAACATGTTATCGGGCAACGGAACCGGAAGTTCACTGGCTGTCGGGGTGTTCGTTCTCAGACGGCATCCCGTATGCTGACATAGGCTGACGGGCCGACGGCTGAAGGAGCCGCAAAGGCGGGTCGGGCCCGAAAAGTAAGTTCACCCATGACAAAGGGATAGACTTATGAAATGGCGAAAGATCACGAGACCGGGATGCAAAGGTTTCACGCTCGTTGAAATGATGGTGACCGGTGTCATCGTCGGTGTTCTGGCGGCCCTATCCGTGCCTGGCCTGCAG
This window of the Candidatus Zixiibacteriota bacterium genome carries:
- a CDS encoding S8 family serine peptidase; translation: MIFHPLRQLIPVALVLVSSLAAPSAKTADSAGRPGFLDPDAAVRERLTDPLVPSFRDCLAQRPDDSVKFWVFFTDKEVRNKADFQRAATSIRLTERATNRRAKVGLNRVVFADLPVSTSYISEIEALGARHRRSSRWLNAATFIARPDVVENISRLPYVSEVRPVSRYRRAPEPIDETRPVPQEGGESVHALNYGVSFNQLNQIGVPAVHDLGYSGQGVTLAILDTGARRAHQYFAAAYAEGRVLAEYDFINDDTNVDYEAANGDFSSQPNHGTQVWGVAGGIADGFLYGPAYGANFIICKTEDIRSEMPVEEDNWVAAMEFSDSIGADVLTSSLGYLDFDDSCGCNYTYADMNGLTAISSVAASMADSLGIVVTKSAGNEGPGAGTITAPADAFDILAVGAVDSNGLIAGFSSRGPTSDNRIKPEVCARGVSTITAHPTSLNTYAAGSGTSFAAPLVGGAACLVIEAHPDWSPRRVREALKMSGTMAGAPDNTYGWGIIKVDSAIRVDFGCCSGRVGDVNGLGGDVPTIGDVTMLIDFLFISLIPPACLAEADINQSGGANPQEGDISIGDVTQLIDHLFIAQLPLPFCI